A single region of the Xenopus laevis strain J_2021 chromosome 4L, Xenopus_laevis_v10.1, whole genome shotgun sequence genome encodes:
- the LOC108714133 gene encoding myosin light chain kinase 3 isoform X1, with protein MSKEDSLATCLAKMYENKFEQSKSINKSPGGVYNMDKKLNLLNEKMDKLLHFQEDVMGKLENVHHNMDMLEKGMDVLVALRGPSQQILHENVEISQSPGHSSCSELIRLLKSIHEDSVIHREKLDSLERMVSTMDKVVAFVGSTLRNSKIVDFILKGTVPWKKESKDEAKDKSEEKEVNTKQELNRGVGQAEAQRFTKDSKKSSTLEDLSQNSAQSPTIKFDSKVLNQETSKYCENAQGSKTCVQKTKKEHFGVEAQHNQASTNQVTEQSTRQKDYYSGTKEENHSSASINKSGSLSKLKQPSKEQVLRTDTSGQLIEKTEIMTPGIDTVKQTSAFHGIDISQEVIAEDKQPSLSVKLGNVQPSCNKNTKCMKRQESCDKKSVGQQRSSDIDHAQLTEDHGKGAEEYQIGDIAEQKSDDSEESFLHVIDDCPPPPAPFNHRIVSIKQAILSSCYSVSQHEVLGGRGRFGQVHRCVEKATGLQLAAKIIRVKGAKDRDEVKNEINVMNQLNHVNLIQLYDAFECKNDLTLIMEYLDGGELFDRITDENYSLTELDAIMFTKQICEGMYYLHQQYILHLDLKPENILCVNQTGNQIKIIDFGLARRYKPREKLKVNFGTPEFLAPEVVNYDFVSFPTDMWSVGVITYMLLSGLSPFLGESDAETMNYIVNCNWDFDSETFEQVSEEAKDFISKLLIKEKSCRLSAGQCLKHDWLVNLPIKAKLYKVRLKSQILLQKYMAQKKWKKHFYVVAAANRLKKFQALSLKPA; from the exons ATGAGTAAGGAAGACTCATTAGCAACTTGTTTGGCTAAAATGTATGAGAATAAATTTGAGCAATCAAAATCCATAAACAAGTCTCCAGGAGGGGTCTACAATATGGACAAAAAGTTAAATCTGCTAAATGAGAAAATGGACAAGCTTTTACATTTTCAGGAAGATGTTATgggaaaactggaaaatgtgCATCACAACATGGACATGTTGGAAAAAGGAATGGACGTGCTGGTGGCATTACGTGGGCCCAGTCAACAGATTCTTCATGAAAATGTTGAGATTAGTCAGAGTCCTGGACACAGTTCTTGCTCAGAATTAATAAGACTGCTAAAATCGATACATGAGGATTCTGTCATCCATAGGGAGAAGTTGGACAGTCTAGAAAGAATGGTGTCCACGATGGACAAGGTGGTGGCGTTTGTGGGGAGTACTCTAAGGAACTCTAAAATTGTAGACTTTATTCTAAAGGGTACGGTGCCATGGAAAAAGGAGTCCAAAGATGAG GCTAAAGACAAATCTGAAGAGAAAGAAGTCAATACAAAGCAGGAACTTAACAGAGGAGTGGGGCAGGCTGAGGCACAGAGATTTACTAAAG ATAGCAAAAAAAGCAGCACACTTGAAGATCTGAGCCAAAACTCTGCACAGAGTCCAACCATCAAATTCGACTCCAAAGTATTGAACCAAGAAACATCTAAATATTGTGAAAATGCACAAGGCTCCAAAACATGTGTGCAGAAGACAAAGAAGGAACATTTTGGGGTGGAAGCTCAGCACAACCAGGCTTCTACCAATCAAGTCACAGAGCAGAGCACTAGGCAGAAGGACTATTATTCAGGAACTAAGGAGGAAAATCATAGTTCTGCATCCATCAACAAGTCTGGTTCACTGTCAAAACTGAAACAACCTAGTAAAGAACAAGTTCTAAG GACAGATACTTCTGGACAACTtatagaaaaaacagaaataatgactCCAGGAATAGACACGGTGAAACAAACGTCAGCCTTTCATGGCATTGATATTTCCCAGGAAGTTATAGCGGAAGACAAACAACCCTCTCTAAGTGTAAAACTTGGAAATGTTCAGCCATCATGTAACAAAAACACTAAGTGCATGAAGAGGCAGGAGAGCTGTGATAAGAAGTCTGTCGGACAGCAAAGGTCTAGTGACATAGACCATGCACAACTAACAGAAGACCATGGAAAAGGAGCTGAAGAATATCAAATAGGAGACATAGCTGAACAGAAGTCAGATGATTCTGAGGAATCTTTTTTACATGTAATTG ATGACTGTCCTCCCCCGCCTGCACCATTCAACCATCGCATAGTGAGCATTAAGCAAGCAATCTTGTCGTCATGTTATTCTGTCAGCCAACATGAGGTCTTAGGAGG CAGGGGACGCTTTGGCCAAGTTCACAGATGTGTAGAAAAAGCAACTGGGCTTCAGCTAGCGGCGAAAATAATCAGAGTCAAAGGAGCAAAGGACAGG GatgaagtaaaaaatgaaatcaatgtcATGAACCAACTAAATCATGTGAACTTGATACAGCTCTATGATGCGTTTGAATGCAAGAACGACCTGACCCTGATAATGGAATA TCTGGATGGTGGAGAACTATTTGACCGCATTACAGATGAAAACTACAGTCTGACAGAGCTGGATGCAATAATGTTTACCAAGCAGATCTGTGAAGGAATGTACTATTTACACCAGCAGTATATTCTGCATCTAGACCTAAAG ccagaaaatattttgtgtgtCAATCAAACGGGTAACCAAATTAAAATTATTGACTTTGGATTAGCAAGAAG GTACAAACCCAGGGAGAAGTTGAAGGTGAATTTTGGCACTCCAGAATTTCTGGCCCCTGAAGTAGTGAATTATGATTTTGTGTCTTTTCCAACGGACATGTGGAGTGTGGGAGTCATTACGTATATGCT gcTCAGTGGTTTGTCCCCCTTTCTGGGAGAAAGTGACGCAGAGACTATGAATTACATTGTAAACTGCAACTGGGACTTTGACTCTGAGACATTTGAGCAGGTGTCAGAGGAGGCCAAAGACTTTATTTCCAAACTCCTGATTAAAGAAAAGag
- the LOC108714133 gene encoding myosin light chain kinase 3 isoform X2 has translation MDKKLNLLNEKMDKLLHFQEDVMGKLENVHHNMDMLEKGMDVLVALRGPSQQILHENVEISQSPGHSSCSELIRLLKSIHEDSVIHREKLDSLERMVSTMDKVVAFVGSTLRNSKIVDFILKGTVPWKKESKDEAKDKSEEKEVNTKQELNRGVGQAEAQRFTKDSKKSSTLEDLSQNSAQSPTIKFDSKVLNQETSKYCENAQGSKTCVQKTKKEHFGVEAQHNQASTNQVTEQSTRQKDYYSGTKEENHSSASINKSGSLSKLKQPSKEQVLRTDTSGQLIEKTEIMTPGIDTVKQTSAFHGIDISQEVIAEDKQPSLSVKLGNVQPSCNKNTKCMKRQESCDKKSVGQQRSSDIDHAQLTEDHGKGAEEYQIGDIAEQKSDDSEESFLHVIDDCPPPPAPFNHRIVSIKQAILSSCYSVSQHEVLGGGRFGQVHRCVEKATGLQLAAKIIRVKGAKDRDEVKNEINVMNQLNHVNLIQLYDAFECKNDLTLIMEYLDGGELFDRITDENYSLTELDAIMFTKQICEGMYYLHQQYILHLDLKPENILCVNQTGNQIKIIDFGLARRYKPREKLKVNFGTPEFLAPEVVNYDFVSFPTDMWSVGVITYMLLSGLSPFLGESDAETMNYIVNCNWDFDSETFEQVSEEAKDFISKLLIKEKSCRLSAGQCLKHDWLVNLPIKAKLYKVRLKSQILLQKYMAQKKWKKHFYVVAAANRLKKFQALSLKPA, from the exons ATGGACAAAAAGTTAAATCTGCTAAATGAGAAAATGGACAAGCTTTTACATTTTCAGGAAGATGTTATgggaaaactggaaaatgtgCATCACAACATGGACATGTTGGAAAAAGGAATGGACGTGCTGGTGGCATTACGTGGGCCCAGTCAACAGATTCTTCATGAAAATGTTGAGATTAGTCAGAGTCCTGGACACAGTTCTTGCTCAGAATTAATAAGACTGCTAAAATCGATACATGAGGATTCTGTCATCCATAGGGAGAAGTTGGACAGTCTAGAAAGAATGGTGTCCACGATGGACAAGGTGGTGGCGTTTGTGGGGAGTACTCTAAGGAACTCTAAAATTGTAGACTTTATTCTAAAGGGTACGGTGCCATGGAAAAAGGAGTCCAAAGATGAG GCTAAAGACAAATCTGAAGAGAAAGAAGTCAATACAAAGCAGGAACTTAACAGAGGAGTGGGGCAGGCTGAGGCACAGAGATTTACTAAAG ATAGCAAAAAAAGCAGCACACTTGAAGATCTGAGCCAAAACTCTGCACAGAGTCCAACCATCAAATTCGACTCCAAAGTATTGAACCAAGAAACATCTAAATATTGTGAAAATGCACAAGGCTCCAAAACATGTGTGCAGAAGACAAAGAAGGAACATTTTGGGGTGGAAGCTCAGCACAACCAGGCTTCTACCAATCAAGTCACAGAGCAGAGCACTAGGCAGAAGGACTATTATTCAGGAACTAAGGAGGAAAATCATAGTTCTGCATCCATCAACAAGTCTGGTTCACTGTCAAAACTGAAACAACCTAGTAAAGAACAAGTTCTAAG GACAGATACTTCTGGACAACTtatagaaaaaacagaaataatgactCCAGGAATAGACACGGTGAAACAAACGTCAGCCTTTCATGGCATTGATATTTCCCAGGAAGTTATAGCGGAAGACAAACAACCCTCTCTAAGTGTAAAACTTGGAAATGTTCAGCCATCATGTAACAAAAACACTAAGTGCATGAAGAGGCAGGAGAGCTGTGATAAGAAGTCTGTCGGACAGCAAAGGTCTAGTGACATAGACCATGCACAACTAACAGAAGACCATGGAAAAGGAGCTGAAGAATATCAAATAGGAGACATAGCTGAACAGAAGTCAGATGATTCTGAGGAATCTTTTTTACATGTAATTG ATGACTGTCCTCCCCCGCCTGCACCATTCAACCATCGCATAGTGAGCATTAAGCAAGCAATCTTGTCGTCATGTTATTCTGTCAGCCAACATGAGGTCTTAGGAGG GGGACGCTTTGGCCAAGTTCACAGATGTGTAGAAAAAGCAACTGGGCTTCAGCTAGCGGCGAAAATAATCAGAGTCAAAGGAGCAAAGGACAGG GatgaagtaaaaaatgaaatcaatgtcATGAACCAACTAAATCATGTGAACTTGATACAGCTCTATGATGCGTTTGAATGCAAGAACGACCTGACCCTGATAATGGAATA TCTGGATGGTGGAGAACTATTTGACCGCATTACAGATGAAAACTACAGTCTGACAGAGCTGGATGCAATAATGTTTACCAAGCAGATCTGTGAAGGAATGTACTATTTACACCAGCAGTATATTCTGCATCTAGACCTAAAG ccagaaaatattttgtgtgtCAATCAAACGGGTAACCAAATTAAAATTATTGACTTTGGATTAGCAAGAAG GTACAAACCCAGGGAGAAGTTGAAGGTGAATTTTGGCACTCCAGAATTTCTGGCCCCTGAAGTAGTGAATTATGATTTTGTGTCTTTTCCAACGGACATGTGGAGTGTGGGAGTCATTACGTATATGCT gcTCAGTGGTTTGTCCCCCTTTCTGGGAGAAAGTGACGCAGAGACTATGAATTACATTGTAAACTGCAACTGGGACTTTGACTCTGAGACATTTGAGCAGGTGTCAGAGGAGGCCAAAGACTTTATTTCCAAACTCCTGATTAAAGAAAAGag